Part of the Citrobacter sp. Marseille-Q6884 genome, GTCAGAGTCAGAACTTCATTCGCCGCCTGTAAGGTGATTTCTGGCACCAGGTCGTCACGGCGACGGCTGGCGAAAATGATGGCCAGACGCAACAAACGACAAAGGTGTTCAGCAATGCGTGGCGGTACAGCATTTTGCTGATGAAGCGAAGAGAGATCGACGGGGTTGGTCTGGTTTAATAACAGCGTGGCTAACAGTTTTTTCTGTGCGGGGGTAAATCCCGGAAGATCGAGATTTCGTACCAGGTAAGCCGCATGTTGTGGCGCCTGTTTAAAATCAACGCTCAGCCCAATTTCATGAAGCTGGCATGCGCTAATCAGGAGTTCACGGCTGATGGGCTCAAGATGCCAGTCTTTCTCGACCTGATCGAGAAACTTGCTTGCCAGATTGGCTACCCGGTGCGCTTGCTCAGTATCGACCATAAAGCGACGCTGAATATTACGCAATGTGCGGCTACGAATGTCCTGATCGACAGCCAGATGCAGCATACCGTAGACCAGACCTTCACGTAATGCGCCGCCAGCGAGGGTCATGCACTGAATATTGAGTTCGGTGAAAATGGCGATCAGAATGGCCAGGCCGCTGGGGAATACCAGGGCTCGCTCCAGCGTTAACCCTTCGATTTCCAGTTCTTCAAGACGCCCGCAATGAATGGCTCGCTGCTTTAGTTGCTCGAGTTTCGCCAGCGTAATGCGTTCATCCATTCCCTGCGCCATCATGATTTCTTGCAGCGCCTGTACCGTGCCAGAGGCCCCGACGCAGACTTTCCAGCCATGAAAACGTAGCTTGTCAGCAACCG contains:
- the gppA gene encoding guanosine-5'-triphosphate,3'-diphosphate diphosphatase; translation: MNSTSLYAAIDLGSNSFHMLVVREVAGSIQTLTRIKRKVRLAAGLNSDNVLSAEAMERGWQCLRLFAERLQDIPQPQIRVVATATLRIAVNADAFIAKAQEILGCPVQVISGEEEARLIYQGVAHTTGGADQRLVVDIGGASTELVTGSGAQTTSLFSLSMGCVTWLERYFTDRNLAQENFDEAEKAARDVLRPVADKLRFHGWKVCVGASGTVQALQEIMMAQGMDERITLAKLEQLKQRAIHCGRLEELEIEGLTLERALVFPSGLAILIAIFTELNIQCMTLAGGALREGLVYGMLHLAVDQDIRSRTLRNIQRRFMVDTEQAHRVANLASKFLDQVEKDWHLEPISRELLISACQLHEIGLSVDFKQAPQHAAYLVRNLDLPGFTPAQKKLLATLLLNQTNPVDLSSLHQQNAVPPRIAEHLCRLLRLAIIFASRRRDDLVPEITLQAANEVLTLTLPEGWLQQHPLGKELIEQESQWQSYVHWPLDVQ